A genomic region of Trueperaceae bacterium contains the following coding sequences:
- the moeB gene encoding molybdopterin-synthase adenylyltransferase MoeB produces MLTGTQRSRYDRHLRLAGFGAAAQERLLASAVLVVGAGGLGSPALLYLAAAGVGRIGIVDDDVVDRSNLQRQVIHHDADVGRPKVASAARSVRDINPEVVAETHELRLGPDNALDLIRGYDLVLDGTDNFTTRYLVNDAAYFARVPVVHGSIHRFEGQATVFAPPAGPCYRCLFPEPPPPGGVPACSAAGVLGVLPGMIGMVQATEAVKLLTGVGEPLIGRLLRYDAASMRWGELRLARDPACALCGAEPSIRTLAESAATCEVKGIASLSVDDYARLRERGEQHLLLDVRSRAEAAAGGIAGHVNIPLAELPARLGELEAWRGRLIVCQCRVGEASLAAAELLRTAGFLELANLEGGYLAWRARVTSKRNP; encoded by the coding sequence ATGCTCACTGGCACGCAACGCAGCCGCTACGACCGCCACCTCCGCCTGGCGGGGTTCGGCGCCGCCGCCCAGGAGCGCCTGCTCGCCTCTGCCGTCCTAGTGGTGGGCGCCGGCGGGCTCGGCTCACCTGCGCTCCTCTACCTGGCCGCGGCGGGTGTCGGACGCATCGGCATCGTGGACGACGACGTCGTGGACCGCAGCAACCTGCAGCGCCAGGTGATCCACCACGACGCCGACGTAGGCCGGCCCAAGGTCGCGTCGGCGGCGCGTTCCGTCCGCGACATCAACCCCGAGGTCGTCGCGGAGACGCATGAGCTGCGCCTCGGCCCGGACAACGCGCTCGACCTGATCCGCGGTTACGACCTCGTGCTGGACGGCACCGACAACTTCACGACCCGCTACCTCGTCAACGATGCGGCCTACTTCGCGCGCGTGCCGGTGGTGCACGGCTCCATCCACCGTTTCGAGGGACAGGCGACGGTCTTCGCCCCGCCTGCAGGCCCCTGCTACCGGTGTCTCTTCCCCGAGCCCCCACCCCCCGGCGGCGTGCCCGCCTGTTCCGCAGCCGGCGTTCTCGGGGTGCTGCCCGGCATGATCGGCATGGTCCAGGCCACGGAGGCCGTGAAGCTGCTCACGGGCGTGGGCGAGCCCCTGATCGGGCGGCTCCTGCGCTACGACGCGGCGAGCATGCGTTGGGGCGAGTTGCGCCTCGCTCGCGACCCCGCCTGTGCCCTATGCGGCGCCGAACCGAGCATCCGGACGCTCGCAGAGTCGGCCGCGACCTGCGAGGTGAAGGGGATCGCCAGCTTGTCGGTCGACGATTACGCGCGCCTGCGCGAGCGCGGCGAGCAACACCTGCTGCTCGACGTGCGCTCGCGTGCCGAGGCGGCGGCTGGGGGCATCGCGGGGCACGTCAACATCCCGTTGGCGGAGCTCCCGGCGCGACTCGGCGAGCTGGAGGCGTGGCGCGGACGACTCATCGTGTGTCAGTGCCGGGTCGGGGAAGCCAGTCTGGCGGCGGCGGAGCTCCTACGCACGGCGGGGTTCCTCGAGCTGGCCAACCTCGAGGGCGGCTACCTCGCGTGGCGCGCCCGGGTGACGTCGAAGCGCAACCCCTGA
- a CDS encoding nitrate reductase subunit alpha, producing the protein MSTGGNGKNGKGTRWFRVLDEPRAWEEFYRRRWSYDKSVRTSHSVNCSGSCSWEVFVKDGMITWELQKTDWPQINDETPNYEPRGCQRGISSSWYPYSPVRPKYPYVRGVLLDFYRQERAAGNGPVESWAAIVEDPERSKAYRSARGKAGWRRTTWEEATEIIAAAKIYTIKRYGADHLASFSPIPAMSMVSFISGQRLSNLLGGTMLSFYEWYHDLPHIMPMIWGDQTDVGEAADWYQSAYWIVMGSNLPMTRTPDAHFASEHKYNGGKIVNLSPDYADITKFADLWVPVRPGTDAAFLLACIHVILKEFHVERRSSYFLPYVAQYTNLPFLVRLDEEDGHFVTGRFLRASDLGDYQDEENGDWKLPMFDQQGRIRLPGGSLGFRWEEKTTGRWNLKQEDAVSGEAFQPALTLMDGEWEEASVAFADFTDTFNVEFGTTPGKGVPARANLRGVPSRVIQTQTGPVRVATAYDLLLAQFGVGRGLSGLYPTDYDDASQPFTPAWQEQETGVDRNLVIRVAREWADTAEKTEGKCMFITGSGILHWYQGGPLIYRAEAVMGILTGCMGRNGGGFNHYVGTEKVRPFAAIGTLGGAADWGVTSRQMNSTSYFYFHTDQWRYDGMTLEPLWAPRAKVYPKKAQHAADMNMLAVRNGWLPFYPQFDKRSPMEVLREARDAGCRTDEEVATWVAESFKARKLEFALRDVDAPENHPKVLWIYRGNLIGTSMRGHEYALKHLLGTHNNVLGDDRAQGMVEDVQWHDEAPLGKLDLVYNVNLRMDSSANYSDIVLPTAHWYEKYDLTCTDLHSFFHPFTPAHDPAWEAKHDWEAFKLVAAKVSELAKTYLPNPVEDLVMTALATDTPDEMAQPMGELHDWWAGDGSPVPGKTFPNVKVVKRDYTAILDKYTTLGPAVARPDGYGAKGIKGDLTHVVEELKESYLVGEKNGLPSLEDARQVAEVILRISPESDGELSYAIFKNLEKRTGVPLAHLVEPEREIRHHYPDLVSQPRRSITSPHWSAIESAGRTYAPWTMNVEALKPWHTLSGRQEIYYDHRMFRELGEELPTYKPPVDTVKIGDIAESDLGKPGTKVFRYITPHGKWSIHSMFWDTWHMLNMFRGGQVVWINDDDARTIGVTDNDWVELYNQNGISVVRAVVSATVPRDMAIFYHSSERHVNVPFSSLARERGVSDLRGGNNNAPTRIMMNPSTMVGGYANWTYWLNYQGTSPSERDAVVVIRKKPMEAGGRKVIYREDQLGRSI; encoded by the coding sequence ATGAGCACGGGCGGCAACGGCAAGAACGGCAAGGGAACACGCTGGTTCCGCGTGCTGGACGAACCGCGCGCGTGGGAGGAGTTCTATCGCCGGCGCTGGTCGTACGACAAGTCGGTGCGCACGAGCCACAGCGTCAACTGCTCCGGCTCGTGTTCCTGGGAGGTCTTCGTCAAGGACGGGATGATCACCTGGGAGCTGCAGAAGACGGACTGGCCGCAGATCAACGACGAGACCCCCAACTACGAGCCCCGCGGCTGCCAGCGCGGCATCTCGTCCTCCTGGTACCCGTACTCCCCCGTGAGACCCAAGTACCCGTACGTGCGCGGCGTGCTACTCGACTTCTACAGGCAAGAACGCGCCGCCGGCAACGGACCCGTGGAGTCATGGGCGGCCATCGTGGAGGACCCGGAGCGTTCCAAGGCCTACCGCTCGGCACGCGGGAAGGCCGGCTGGCGACGCACGACCTGGGAAGAGGCCACGGAGATCATCGCGGCCGCCAAGATCTACACCATCAAACGGTACGGCGCCGACCACCTGGCGTCGTTCTCGCCCATCCCGGCGATGAGCATGGTCAGCTTCATCTCCGGCCAGCGCCTCTCGAACCTGCTCGGCGGCACCATGTTGAGCTTCTACGAGTGGTACCACGACCTCCCGCACATCATGCCGATGATCTGGGGCGACCAGACGGACGTGGGCGAGGCGGCCGACTGGTACCAGAGCGCCTACTGGATCGTGATGGGCTCCAACCTGCCCATGACGCGTACACCCGATGCCCACTTCGCCTCGGAGCACAAGTACAACGGCGGCAAGATCGTCAACCTCTCCCCCGACTACGCAGACATCACGAAGTTCGCCGACCTCTGGGTGCCGGTCAGACCCGGCACCGACGCCGCGTTCCTGCTCGCGTGCATCCACGTGATCCTCAAGGAGTTCCACGTCGAGAGGCGCTCGAGCTACTTCCTGCCCTACGTGGCGCAGTACACGAACCTCCCCTTCCTCGTGCGCCTCGACGAGGAGGACGGGCACTTCGTGACCGGCCGCTTCCTGCGCGCCTCCGACCTGGGCGATTACCAAGACGAGGAGAACGGCGACTGGAAGCTCCCCATGTTCGACCAGCAGGGTCGCATCCGGTTGCCGGGCGGCTCGCTCGGCTTCCGTTGGGAGGAGAAGACCACCGGCCGCTGGAACCTCAAGCAGGAGGACGCCGTGAGCGGCGAGGCTTTCCAGCCTGCCCTCACCCTCATGGACGGCGAGTGGGAGGAGGCCAGCGTCGCGTTCGCCGACTTCACCGACACGTTCAACGTGGAGTTCGGCACTACCCCCGGCAAGGGCGTGCCCGCCCGCGCCAACCTGCGCGGGGTGCCCAGCCGGGTCATCCAGACGCAGACCGGGCCCGTGCGCGTGGCGACCGCCTACGACCTGCTCCTCGCCCAGTTCGGCGTGGGGCGAGGCCTGTCCGGCCTCTACCCGACGGATTACGACGACGCCAGTCAGCCCTTCACGCCAGCTTGGCAGGAGCAGGAGACGGGCGTCGACCGCAACCTCGTGATCCGCGTAGCGCGGGAGTGGGCGGACACGGCCGAGAAGACCGAGGGCAAGTGCATGTTCATCACCGGCTCCGGCATCCTCCACTGGTACCAGGGCGGGCCGCTCATCTACCGCGCGGAAGCCGTCATGGGCATCCTCACCGGGTGCATGGGGCGCAACGGCGGGGGCTTCAACCATTACGTTGGCACCGAGAAGGTCAGGCCGTTCGCCGCCATCGGCACGCTCGGCGGAGCCGCCGACTGGGGAGTGACCAGCCGCCAGATGAACTCGACCTCGTACTTCTACTTCCACACGGACCAGTGGCGTTACGACGGCATGACCCTGGAACCGCTATGGGCGCCGCGCGCCAAGGTCTACCCCAAGAAGGCCCAGCACGCTGCCGACATGAACATGCTCGCCGTACGCAACGGCTGGCTGCCGTTCTACCCGCAGTTCGACAAGCGCAGCCCCATGGAGGTCCTGCGCGAGGCCCGTGACGCCGGCTGCCGGACGGACGAGGAGGTGGCCACCTGGGTCGCGGAGAGCTTCAAGGCCCGCAAGCTCGAGTTCGCGTTACGAGACGTGGACGCCCCCGAGAACCACCCGAAGGTCCTGTGGATCTACCGCGGCAACCTCATCGGCACCTCCATGCGCGGCCACGAGTACGCCCTGAAGCACCTGCTCGGCACTCACAACAACGTGCTCGGTGACGACCGCGCGCAGGGCATGGTCGAGGACGTGCAGTGGCACGACGAGGCGCCGCTCGGCAAGCTCGACCTCGTCTACAACGTCAACTTGCGCATGGACTCCTCGGCCAACTACTCCGACATCGTGCTGCCTACGGCCCACTGGTACGAGAAGTACGACCTCACCTGCACGGACCTGCACTCGTTCTTCCACCCGTTCACCCCTGCGCACGACCCGGCGTGGGAAGCGAAGCACGACTGGGAGGCGTTCAAGCTGGTGGCCGCCAAGGTCTCCGAGCTGGCCAAGACCTACCTCCCCAACCCGGTCGAGGACCTGGTCATGACCGCCCTCGCCACCGACACGCCGGACGAGATGGCCCAGCCCATGGGCGAGCTCCACGACTGGTGGGCGGGCGACGGTTCGCCCGTGCCCGGCAAGACGTTCCCCAACGTCAAGGTCGTCAAGCGCGACTACACCGCCATCCTCGACAAGTACACGACTCTCGGGCCGGCGGTCGCCAGGCCGGACGGCTACGGCGCCAAGGGCATCAAGGGCGACCTCACGCACGTCGTGGAGGAACTCAAGGAGAGCTACCTGGTCGGCGAGAAGAACGGCCTGCCGTCCCTGGAGGACGCGCGTCAGGTGGCCGAGGTAATCCTGCGCATCTCGCCGGAGAGCGACGGAGAGCTCTCGTACGCCATCTTCAAGAACCTGGAGAAGCGCACGGGCGTGCCCCTCGCCCACCTCGTGGAGCCGGAGCGCGAGATCCGCCACCACTACCCCGACCTCGTGTCACAGCCACGGCGCTCCATCACCTCGCCACACTGGTCGGCGATAGAGAGCGCCGGACGCACCTACGCGCCCTGGACCATGAACGTGGAGGCGCTCAAGCCATGGCATACGCTCTCGGGCCGTCAGGAGATCTACTACGACCACCGCATGTTCCGCGAGCTCGGCGAGGAGCTGCCCACCTACAAGCCGCCCGTCGACACGGTCAAGATCGGTGACATCGCCGAGTCCGACCTCGGCAAGCCGGGCACGAAGGTCTTCCGCTACATCACGCCACACGGCAAGTGGTCGATCCACAGCATGTTCTGGGACACCTGGCACATGCTCAACATGTTCCGCGGCGGCCAGGTCGTGTGGATCAACGATGACGACGCCCGCACCATCGGCGTGACGGACAACGACTGGGTGGAGCTCTACAACCAGAACGGCATCAGCGTCGTCAGGGCAGTGGTCAGCGCCACCGTTCCGCGCGACATGGCGATCTTCTATCACTCCTCCGAGCGCCACGTGAACGTGCCCTTCTCGTCCCTGGCACGCGAGCGGGGCGTAAGTGACCTGCGCGGCGGGAACAACAACGCCCCCACCCGCATCATGATGAACCCCTCCACCATGGTTGGCGGCTACGCCAACTGGACCTACTGGCTCAACTATCAGGGCACCAGCCCCTCCGAGCGCGACGCCGTCGTCGTGATCCGGAAGAAGCCCATGGAAGCGGGCGGCCGCAAGGTCATCTACCGCGAGGACCAACTCGGAAGGAGCATCTGA
- the moaC gene encoding cyclic pyranopterin monophosphate synthase MoaC, with protein MLTHLDEAGLPRMVDVGEKLVTRRTATARALVRLPEEVRRAIGADGSGGPKGPVFRTASLAGVMAAKRTSELIPLCHPLAIEDCRVDVDFDHDGKVRVDCTVALHARTGVEMEALTGATVAALTVYDMCKALSHDIVIEEVRLMAKQGGKRDVGP; from the coding sequence ATGCTCACCCACCTGGACGAGGCGGGGCTGCCCCGCATGGTCGACGTCGGGGAGAAGCTCGTAACGCGGCGCACGGCCACGGCACGCGCGCTAGTGCGGCTGCCGGAGGAGGTACGCCGTGCCATCGGCGCTGACGGCAGCGGCGGCCCCAAAGGCCCCGTGTTCCGAACGGCCAGCCTCGCGGGGGTCATGGCCGCCAAGCGGACGAGCGAGCTGATACCCCTGTGCCATCCCCTGGCCATCGAGGACTGCCGGGTGGATGTTGACTTCGACCACGACGGCAAGGTGAGGGTTGACTGCACCGTGGCCCTGCACGCTCGGACCGGCGTGGAGATGGAGGCGTTGACTGGCGCCACCGTGGCGGCTCTGACCGTCTACGACATGTGCAAGGCGTTGTCCCACGACATCGTGATCGAGGAGGTCAGGCTCATGGCCAAGCAGGGGGGGAAGCGCGATGTCGGGCCCTGA
- a CDS encoding iron-sulfur cluster assembly protein has translation MSDPRSTEVLELLRQVPYPGYARDIVAAGFVRDVHVDGATVAVRFAPNTTNATKVKAMEDSIKDVLYGASFALVRVDTERPYDDDSMLLGNGRMNPLQAELLEDGVDPQPDVLLGDMAQASGAHVPDIPDEPLGQPDPTYTGPLPVLQWEIDPQAAGTRAVQRAVNHDGWEFRVWWLVHSGGELLYASLQALREDWVDHGGVARKHPVGRTEAVNLVYDITRGAIVAIYGTVQDFRPFVEAFRRAYLVEAREGAVAAQSSVDLMEATR, from the coding sequence ATGAGTGATCCCAGGTCGACGGAGGTACTCGAGTTGCTGCGGCAGGTGCCGTACCCGGGTTACGCGCGCGACATCGTTGCCGCCGGCTTCGTCCGCGACGTGCACGTGGACGGCGCCACCGTAGCCGTGCGCTTCGCGCCGAACACCACCAACGCCACGAAGGTGAAGGCCATGGAGGACAGCATCAAGGACGTGCTCTACGGCGCGAGCTTCGCCCTCGTGCGCGTGGACACGGAGCGGCCCTACGACGACGACTCGATGCTCCTCGGCAACGGCAGAATGAACCCGCTCCAGGCGGAGCTGCTCGAGGACGGCGTCGACCCGCAACCGGACGTGCTCCTTGGCGACATGGCCCAGGCGTCCGGAGCTCACGTACCGGATATCCCCGACGAGCCCCTCGGCCAACCGGACCCGACGTACACGGGCCCTCTGCCCGTCCTGCAATGGGAGATAGACCCGCAGGCGGCCGGCACGCGCGCCGTCCAGCGGGCCGTGAACCACGACGGTTGGGAGTTCCGCGTGTGGTGGCTGGTGCACTCGGGCGGTGAGCTCCTCTACGCCTCTCTGCAAGCGCTGCGGGAGGACTGGGTGGACCACGGCGGGGTGGCGCGCAAACACCCGGTGGGCAGGACCGAGGCCGTGAACCTCGTCTACGACATCACGCGCGGCGCCATCGTCGCCATCTACGGCACGGTTCAGGACTTCCGACCGTTCGTGGAGGCGTTCAGGCGTGCCTACCTCGTCGAGGCGCGCGAGGGCGCGGTCGCGGCGCAGAGCAGCGTCGACCTGATGGAGGCCACGAGATGA
- a CDS encoding respiratory nitrate reductase subunit gamma — translation MSLALWAVYPYLCMTLFFVVPFIRLRKRPFEFTTRATTMFNRRLLGAASLLFHWGIILLLVGHAIGIVGGVLGMGSWVHAFFWIGIVGGFMALSGSILAVARRLAVPELRALSQHDDYGVHILLIAILSVALYQSVIQLIWGAAFNAGLWLASLFRFQPEPELMAGAPLYTQIHVFLAFTFLAYFPFTKLVHAWTLPVNYLVRPYQSMRTARRKFQRRFELALRTDTSVLTYSIVTVVVLLLAVGFLLPTPGRPRGMARAGTATNATTVVDLPGYALFLGSCARCHGVKGDGQVISKTSPVFAVPPRNLTQGRFRFVSTTNGVASDTDLQHTVQHGLPAGGMPGFPFLSDEQLASLVQVIDHLWVDRPAPGPEIQAGPVPQFTPALVSRGSELFATNCSVCHGPSGAGDGPAAANLPVRPADLAAGRVKAGTDPTQLYYRVAAGIPGDTGAEMPSFAFLPETDIWSLVAYLKEDVLP, via the coding sequence ATGAGCCTCGCGCTGTGGGCCGTGTACCCGTACCTGTGCATGACGCTCTTCTTCGTCGTGCCGTTCATCCGACTACGCAAGCGGCCGTTCGAGTTCACGACGCGCGCCACCACCATGTTCAACCGCAGGCTCCTTGGCGCGGCGTCGCTGCTCTTCCACTGGGGCATCATCTTGCTGCTCGTCGGCCACGCCATAGGCATCGTCGGCGGCGTCCTTGGCATGGGAAGCTGGGTGCACGCCTTCTTCTGGATCGGCATCGTCGGCGGCTTCATGGCCCTCAGTGGCTCGATCCTGGCCGTGGCTCGCCGCCTCGCGGTACCCGAGCTCCGCGCGCTCAGCCAGCACGACGACTACGGCGTGCATATCCTCCTGATAGCCATCTTGAGCGTGGCGCTGTACCAGTCGGTGATCCAGCTAATCTGGGGGGCCGCCTTCAACGCCGGTCTATGGCTGGCCAGCCTCTTCCGCTTCCAGCCCGAGCCCGAACTCATGGCGGGCGCGCCCCTCTACACGCAGATCCACGTCTTCCTCGCCTTCACGTTCCTCGCCTACTTCCCTTTCACCAAGCTCGTGCACGCCTGGACGCTGCCCGTCAACTACCTCGTGCGCCCCTACCAGTCCATGCGCACCGCGCGGCGCAAGTTCCAGCGCCGTTTCGAGTTGGCCCTGCGCACCGACACGTCGGTCCTCACCTACTCCATCGTCACAGTGGTGGTCCTGCTCCTCGCCGTGGGCTTCCTCCTTCCCACTCCCGGCAGGCCTCGCGGCATGGCGCGGGCCGGCACGGCTACTAACGCGACCACCGTCGTCGACCTCCCCGGCTACGCGCTCTTCCTTGGCTCGTGCGCCCGCTGCCACGGCGTCAAGGGCGACGGCCAGGTGATCAGCAAGACCTCGCCCGTCTTCGCCGTGCCACCGCGTAACCTCACGCAAGGGCGCTTCCGCTTCGTCTCGACCACGAACGGCGTGGCCTCGGACACCGACCTTCAGCACACCGTTCAGCACGGCCTGCCGGCCGGCGGCATGCCCGGGTTCCCCTTCCTGAGCGACGAGCAGCTGGCGAGCCTCGTGCAGGTCATCGATCACCTGTGGGTCGACCGGCCCGCGCCGGGCCCAGAGATCCAGGCAGGACCCGTGCCCCAGTTCACGCCCGCGCTCGTGAGCCGCGGCAGCGAGCTCTTCGCCACCAACTGCAGCGTCTGCCACGGGCCGAGCGGCGCCGGCGACGGTCCGGCGGCCGCGAACCTGCCCGTTCGCCCGGCCGACCTGGCCGCAGGCAGAGTGAAGGCGGGCACGGATCCGACTCAGCTCTACTACCGCGTTGCCGCCGGCATCCCAGGCGACACCGGGGCGGAGATGCCGAGCTTCGCCTTCCTGCCGGAGACCGACATCTGGTCGCTGGTCGCCTACCTCAAGGAGGACGTGCTTCCTTGA
- the narH gene encoding nitrate reductase subunit beta, whose translation MRVKQQMAMVFNLDKCLGCNTCTLACKNVWTNREGAEYMFWNNVETKPGIGYPKAWEDQDKYRGGWERNEGADHPRLKQASRFWLMLNLFYNPVMPQMEDYYGKGPFTFTYEDLHSTEPTKYSQPVARPKSQISGEEDIDIEWAVNWEDNAAGLYEGGTGGEDPNLKKLTPAARSAYLKFRDSFMLYLPRICNHCLNPACVGSCPTGAAYKREEDGVVLIDQDRCRAWRYCVSGCPYKKTYYNWRTGKSEKCILCYPRLETGQPPACFVACPGRIRYMGPLLYDMDRVPEVANAPEADLVRLHRSLLLDPNDPEVIAAAREAGVTEAWLEACRRSPVYKMVVDWEIALPLHPEFRTLPSLFYIPPESPVASADTGEGPYDMTGEQIFPGLDEFRIPMEYLASLLAAGNVAEVRKALARQLAVRRFRRSQRVEGKPDEAVLADAGLTVKDAVHMHRLLSLAHYHERFVVPTAHVEKTASTPYIERGFAGFAEFTADKGPKRRSTFHGSGEGVEH comes from the coding sequence ATGCGCGTCAAGCAGCAGATGGCTATGGTGTTCAACTTGGACAAGTGCCTGGGCTGCAACACCTGCACCCTGGCGTGCAAGAACGTGTGGACCAACCGCGAGGGCGCGGAGTACATGTTCTGGAACAACGTCGAGACGAAGCCCGGCATCGGCTACCCGAAGGCGTGGGAAGACCAGGACAAGTACCGCGGCGGCTGGGAGCGCAACGAAGGGGCCGACCACCCGCGTCTCAAGCAAGCGTCGCGCTTCTGGTTGATGCTCAACCTCTTCTACAACCCCGTCATGCCCCAGATGGAGGACTACTACGGCAAGGGGCCGTTCACCTTCACCTACGAGGACCTGCACTCCACCGAGCCGACCAAGTACTCCCAGCCCGTCGCGCGGCCAAAGTCGCAGATATCGGGCGAGGAGGACATCGACATCGAGTGGGCGGTCAACTGGGAGGACAACGCTGCCGGCCTTTACGAGGGCGGCACGGGTGGCGAGGACCCGAACCTGAAGAAGCTGACGCCGGCCGCCAGGAGCGCCTACCTCAAGTTCCGCGACTCCTTCATGTTGTACCTCCCGCGCATCTGCAACCACTGTCTGAACCCCGCCTGCGTCGGCTCGTGCCCCACGGGCGCCGCCTATAAGCGCGAGGAGGACGGCGTGGTGCTCATCGACCAGGACCGTTGTCGCGCCTGGCGCTACTGCGTGTCGGGCTGCCCCTACAAGAAGACCTACTACAACTGGCGCACGGGCAAGTCGGAGAAGTGCATCCTCTGCTACCCCCGCCTGGAGACGGGCCAGCCTCCCGCCTGCTTCGTCGCGTGCCCCGGACGCATCCGCTACATGGGACCGCTCCTCTACGACATGGACCGCGTGCCCGAGGTGGCCAACGCGCCGGAAGCCGACCTAGTGCGGCTGCACCGCTCGCTGCTCCTCGACCCCAACGACCCGGAGGTCATCGCCGCGGCCCGGGAGGCGGGCGTGACCGAGGCGTGGCTGGAGGCGTGCCGGCGCTCGCCCGTCTACAAGATGGTCGTCGACTGGGAGATAGCCCTGCCCCTTCACCCCGAGTTCCGTACGCTGCCGAGCCTCTTCTACATCCCGCCGGAGAGCCCCGTCGCCAGCGCCGACACGGGGGAGGGTCCTTACGACATGACGGGCGAGCAGATCTTCCCCGGGCTCGACGAGTTCCGCATCCCGATGGAGTACCTCGCCAGCCTCCTGGCGGCAGGCAACGTGGCCGAGGTGCGCAAGGCCCTGGCGCGGCAGCTCGCCGTGCGCCGCTTCCGCCGCTCGCAGCGAGTGGAGGGCAAGCCGGACGAAGCCGTCCTGGCCGACGCGGGTCTCACCGTGAAGGACGCCGTGCACATGCACCGCCTCCTCTCCCTGGCGCACTACCACGAGCGCTTCGTGGTGCCGACCGCGCACGTGGAGAAGACGGCCAGCACGCCTTACATCGAGCGCGGCTTCGCGGGTTTCGCTGAGTTCACCGCAGACAAGGGGCCTAAGCGCCGCAGCACGTTCCATGGGAGCGGAGAGGGGGTGGAGCACTGA
- a CDS encoding MFS transporter codes for MTREGARLRDDRSAPARPATSRQAWVALVASTLAFTVCVAAWLGNGVLVTFLDASGAMPLSRMHISWLVGAPVLTGALLRLPVGMLADRYGGRIVFTILMLLAAAALYLTSFAKGYGDLLLGSLAFGSAGASFAVGVSFVSRWFPPARQGAVLGIFGTGNAGTALTAAFGPMLLGYLTAQGTALEGWRGFPRVYGALLVLTALTFFAITREPRGGALAARPLLVRLAPLRNGHVWRYGLYYFVTFGGYVALSQWLISYYVNVYALSLAAAGIMVSLFSLPSAAIRIVGGWLSDRLTPLRVLRWALGLSVVVLVTLFPPRMDISTPGPGVSALRGGTVTSVSEDSIGIGADLYPYATARVQTRVALGLGGMEEPATLLPRSTLVQEPTVAVGEQVSAGQLVVKGTTHIYFQANVYFLTGLVVLLGLLMGIGSGAVFAHIPLAFPTEVGTVGGIVGVLGALGGSVMPVVFGYALSGSGIWTSNWVTLFMLALAAFVVLLTGGRRDRNAKSPTAVDPDALQ; via the coding sequence TTGACGCGCGAGGGCGCCCGCCTCCGCGACGACCGCTCTGCGCCAGCGCGCCCGGCCACCTCCCGTCAGGCCTGGGTGGCGCTGGTAGCGAGCACTCTCGCGTTCACGGTGTGCGTGGCGGCATGGCTTGGCAACGGGGTGCTGGTGACCTTCTTGGATGCCAGCGGGGCCATGCCCTTGAGCCGCATGCACATATCGTGGCTCGTCGGGGCGCCGGTCCTGACCGGCGCCCTGTTGCGCCTTCCCGTCGGCATGCTGGCCGATCGCTACGGGGGGCGGATCGTCTTCACGATCCTGATGCTGCTGGCGGCAGCGGCGCTGTACCTCACGAGCTTCGCCAAAGGTTACGGCGACCTGCTGCTTGGCAGCCTCGCCTTCGGTTCGGCGGGCGCGAGCTTCGCGGTAGGCGTCAGCTTCGTGTCGCGGTGGTTCCCGCCAGCGCGCCAAGGGGCGGTGCTGGGCATCTTCGGGACGGGCAACGCCGGAACGGCCCTCACGGCCGCCTTCGGCCCCATGCTGCTGGGCTACCTCACCGCGCAGGGGACGGCGCTGGAGGGATGGAGGGGGTTCCCCCGCGTCTACGGGGCCCTCCTCGTCTTGACGGCGCTGACCTTCTTCGCGATCACCCGCGAGCCGCGCGGCGGCGCGTTGGCCGCCAGGCCCCTGCTGGTGCGCCTCGCGCCGTTGCGGAACGGCCACGTGTGGCGTTACGGCCTCTATTACTTCGTCACCTTCGGCGGCTACGTCGCGCTCTCGCAATGGCTGATCTCCTACTACGTGAACGTCTACGCCTTGAGCCTCGCCGCCGCCGGCATCATGGTCTCGCTGTTCTCCTTGCCGTCCGCAGCGATACGCATCGTCGGCGGCTGGCTCTCTGACCGACTGACGCCCCTGCGCGTGCTGCGCTGGGCGCTGGGCCTCAGCGTCGTCGTGTTGGTGACGCTGTTCCCGCCCCGCATGGACATCTCGACCCCAGGCCCGGGCGTGAGCGCGCTCCGCGGCGGCACCGTCACGAGCGTCTCGGAAGACTCCATCGGCATAGGCGCGGACCTCTACCCGTATGCCACCGCCCGCGTGCAGACACGCGTGGCGTTGGGCTTGGGAGGGATGGAGGAGCCCGCGACGTTACTGCCCCGCAGCACGCTCGTCCAGGAGCCGACGGTGGCGGTGGGCGAGCAGGTGAGCGCCGGCCAGTTGGTCGTGAAGGGCACCACCCACATCTACTTCCAGGCCAACGTCTACTTCCTGACCGGGCTGGTCGTCCTGCTCGGCCTGCTGATGGGTATCGGCTCCGGCGCAGTCTTCGCACACATCCCCCTGGCCTTCCCCACCGAGGTGGGCACCGTCGGTGGCATCGTTGGCGTGCTTGGCGCGCTCGGAGGCTCGGTCATGCCGGTGGTGTTCGGCTACGCGCTGAGCGGCTCCGGCATCTGGACGTCGAACTGGGTGACGCTGTTCATGCTGGCGCTGGCGGCCTTCGTAGTGCTCCTGACAGGAGGGCGGCGGGACCGGAACGCGAAGTCGCCCACGGCGGTGGACCCCGATGCGCTCCAGTGA